Proteins from a genomic interval of Chroococcidiopsis thermalis PCC 7203:
- the dtd gene encoding D-aminoacyl-tRNA deacylase, whose product MRVIIQRVKSSYVTVGEQTIGKIGRGLNLLVGIADTDTEAELDWIARKCLELRLFGAEEGNDRWQKSVTEIDGELLVVSQFTLYGDCRKGRRPSFDRSAAPEAAKNLYNLFVEKLRDSGLKVETGEFGAMMHVFIDNDGPVTLLLEREAI is encoded by the coding sequence ATGCGCGTCATCATTCAGCGAGTTAAATCTTCTTACGTCACCGTTGGCGAACAAACTATTGGCAAAATTGGACGGGGTTTAAACTTGCTGGTGGGAATTGCCGATACTGATACGGAAGCAGAACTGGACTGGATAGCACGTAAATGTTTGGAATTGCGTCTATTTGGTGCTGAGGAAGGGAACGATCGCTGGCAAAAATCCGTCACAGAAATCGATGGCGAACTCTTAGTTGTCAGTCAGTTTACTCTGTATGGCGATTGTCGTAAAGGTCGCCGCCCTTCCTTCGACCGCTCGGCTGCACCAGAAGCAGCGAAAAACCTATACAATCTGTTTGTGGAAAAGCTACGCGACAGTGGTTTAAAAGTAGAAACGGGAGAGTTTGGCGCGATGATGCATGTTTTTATTGATAATGATGGTCCCGTGACTTTGCTACTAGAGCGAGAAGCCATATAA
- a CDS encoding FAD-binding oxidoreductase has translation MKAIATQLAAIVSPESVLEWEDIDAMRQEHIQGAIASNIAPSCIVYPQTPAELAAVMAYTDSNNWRILVYGSGTKLSWGGLAKNIQVLVSTARLNRLIQHAVGDLTVTVEAGMKFADLQAVLAPTGQFLALDPTAPESATIGGIVATADTNSLRQRYGGVRDQLLGISFVRADGEIAKAGGRVVKNVAGYDLMKLFTGSYGTLGAIAQVTLRVYPLPPASGTVTLTGTAEAIAQATSKIRSSALTPTQADLLSSHLVTTIGIGQGLGLMVRFQSLSASVREQTARLVEMGQQLGLQSTTYSDADEADLWQQLQVQIRSPQPMQAVTCKIGVLPATAVATLLYLDRVAPESAIGTIHVGSGLGVIRFDNTSVKANTVLSMRTHCQNQGGYLSVLEAPAVFKQQLDVWGYRGNALDLMRRIKQQFDPKNVLSPQRFVGEI, from the coding sequence TCGCACCTAGCTGCATTGTCTATCCCCAAACGCCAGCCGAACTAGCAGCAGTCATGGCATATACCGACAGCAACAACTGGCGAATTTTAGTCTATGGCAGCGGTACAAAACTCAGCTGGGGAGGACTGGCAAAAAATATCCAAGTGCTTGTCAGTACCGCACGCCTAAACCGACTCATCCAACACGCTGTCGGAGATTTAACCGTAACTGTAGAAGCGGGGATGAAATTTGCCGATCTACAAGCAGTGTTAGCCCCTACAGGACAATTTCTTGCCCTCGACCCCACCGCACCAGAATCAGCTACAATCGGGGGCATTGTCGCCACGGCTGATACCAATTCACTCCGACAACGTTACGGCGGCGTGCGCGATCAACTACTAGGTATTTCCTTTGTCCGTGCTGATGGAGAAATTGCCAAAGCTGGGGGACGAGTCGTGAAAAACGTCGCTGGCTACGACTTAATGAAGCTATTTACAGGTTCTTACGGCACGCTAGGCGCGATCGCCCAGGTAACACTACGGGTTTACCCCCTACCACCCGCATCCGGGACGGTGACGCTGACAGGCACGGCTGAGGCGATCGCCCAAGCGACATCTAAAATCAGGAGTTCGGCGTTAACTCCCACCCAAGCCGACCTGCTATCTTCTCATCTAGTCACTACCATAGGAATAGGTCAAGGACTAGGATTAATGGTTCGCTTTCAAAGCCTGAGTGCTAGCGTCCGAGAACAAACCGCACGGCTAGTAGAAATGGGACAACAATTGGGATTGCAAAGCACCACCTACTCAGATGCGGACGAAGCTGACTTATGGCAACAATTACAAGTACAAATACGTTCTCCTCAACCAATGCAAGCAGTTACTTGCAAAATAGGAGTATTACCAGCAACTGCTGTTGCAACTTTGCTCTATTTAGATCGGGTTGCTCCAGAATCGGCGATCGGTACAATCCATGTTGGTAGCGGTTTGGGAGTGATCAGATTTGACAACACTAGTGTCAAGGCAAACACGGTTTTAAGTATGAGAACTCACTGCCAAAATCAAGGAGGTTATTTGTCTGTTTTAGAAGCCCCAGCAGTATTTAAGCAGCAGCTTGATGTCTGGGGTTATCGAGGCAATGCTTTAGATTTAATGCGACGCATAAAACAACAGTTCGATCCAAAAAATGTTTTGAGTCCGCAAAGGTTTGTCGGCGAGATTTAA
- a CDS encoding response regulator, translating to MKILVVEDDELVAHALTAVLTNHNYAVEVAVDGLAAWDLVQAFDYDLIVLDVVIPKLDGISLCRQIRAKGLSMPILLLTGRDSSHEKAIGLDAGADDYLIKPFDEEELVARVRALLRRSGLVSPPVLKWGDLQLDPSSCEATYRQKHLSLTPKEYALLELFLRNSRRVFSCGTILEHLWSYEDLPSEEAVRTHIKGLRQKLKAAGANSDLLETVYGIGYRLKPLEKRAEGAEEAEGAEGQRSRGARQVTSHSSFRIPNSEFRILPTHHSTLSAVAGIWHKFKPRIAEQIGVLEQASAAVSANNALSPELLESARKEAHTLAGSLGTFGLAQGSKLAKEIEQMLKGDRAVLLSEATNFCRLVLALRQEIEQKGEAGKPQADSEQPLLLIVNRERSIAQQLTAAATDRGFRVAIANNLDTARNKLYQEHPSIVLLDPDICPRHEESLSLLAELKQRQPPVPVLVLTEQTDLSHRLQIARSGGCTFLQKPMPAAQVLDAVAQALENAPHAEAHLLVVDDDPKILAVLPALLNPWGLKVTTLEDPRRFWETLEATAPDLLILDVEMPYVNGIDLCQVVRNEPRWSDLPILFLTVHHDADIVDRVFSAGADDFVSKPIVGSELVTRIVNRLERIKLLHRINQVRATNNVESENRCKLNEQLQSELNERQRTQAALQNSQALFAGIVAIADDAIISIDSNQRITLFNSGAERIFGYSAAEAIGQPLDLLLPMRFATAHRQHVDEFGQSPNSARRMGERREIYGCRKDGTEFPAEASISKLNLGGKTVYTVYLHDVSDRKQIERMKDEFISVVSHELRTPLTSIHGSLGMLASGLLQPDSPQGQRLLQIATDSTERLVRLINDILDIERIESGKVKMEKESCDVTELITEAVNVMQPLADKAGITLSVSSLPIQVWADPDRIVQTLTNLLSNAIKFSPSGSTVWLSVELGARSEERGARETEVERTGRAGNTGGDIQNPKFKIQNSNFSDPLAPCSSLLTPHITFQVKDTGRGIPADKLDSIFERFQQVDSTDSRKHDGTGLGLAICRSIVQQHDGRIWVESVLGEGSTFYFTLPILQAKSSREADNSLTPPSLLTPDSSPLILICDDDPHVGTELQTLLEHKGYRTVVVHSGQEAIASTATLHPDAILLDLLMPKMNGWEVMAKLKERSDTKDIPIVICSICAPSQSPLSQNSSAWVSKPVDENSLFDSLKLALAKNARPVRVLLVEDDAELAELLLALLKSHNIETFLAKNGREAIRLSQEIKPDLLILDLILPQVDGFGVVEWLHQHDRLYSIPLVVYSAKDLDQSERNRLKLGHTEFLTKGRVSPQEFEQRVLELIGQMTQSKPHDASNDK from the coding sequence ATGAAAATCTTAGTTGTAGAAGATGACGAGTTAGTCGCCCATGCACTAACTGCCGTTCTCACCAACCACAACTATGCAGTTGAGGTTGCTGTCGATGGTCTTGCTGCTTGGGATTTAGTCCAAGCTTTCGACTATGACTTAATCGTACTGGATGTCGTCATACCTAAACTGGATGGCATTAGTCTCTGCCGTCAAATCAGAGCTAAAGGTTTGTCAATGCCAATTTTATTGTTAACTGGTCGAGATAGCAGCCATGAGAAGGCAATTGGATTAGATGCGGGTGCAGATGACTACTTAATTAAACCTTTTGATGAAGAAGAGTTAGTTGCAAGGGTACGAGCGCTATTGCGTCGTAGCGGTTTAGTTTCCCCGCCAGTACTAAAGTGGGGCGACTTGCAATTAGATCCGAGTAGTTGTGAGGCAACCTATCGTCAAAAGCATTTGTCATTAACTCCCAAGGAATACGCACTTTTAGAGCTGTTTTTACGTAACAGTCGCCGCGTTTTTAGTTGCGGCACGATCTTGGAACATCTCTGGTCTTATGAAGACCTTCCCAGCGAAGAAGCCGTGCGAACTCATATTAAAGGATTGCGGCAAAAACTCAAAGCCGCAGGAGCTAATAGCGATCTGCTTGAAACTGTCTACGGCATTGGGTATCGTCTCAAGCCTTTGGAGAAGAGAGCTGAGGGGGCTGAGGAAGCTGAGGGAGCTGAGGGGCAGAGGAGCAGGGGAGCAAGACAAGTCACAAGTCACTCCTCATTCCGAATTCCGAATTCCGAATTCCGAATTCTCCCCACTCACCACTCAACACTATCGGCAGTTGCAGGAATTTGGCATAAATTTAAGCCCAGGATTGCAGAACAGATTGGCGTGTTGGAGCAAGCATCTGCTGCTGTCAGCGCAAATAATGCCTTGTCTCCAGAACTGCTCGAATCAGCACGAAAAGAAGCGCATACCCTAGCAGGATCGTTAGGAACTTTCGGCTTGGCGCAAGGATCGAAACTGGCAAAAGAAATTGAGCAGATGCTAAAAGGCGATCGCGCTGTCTTGCTATCTGAGGCAACAAATTTTTGCCGTCTAGTGTTGGCTCTGCGTCAAGAAATTGAGCAGAAAGGAGAAGCAGGTAAGCCACAAGCAGATTCAGAGCAACCATTGCTACTGATAGTCAATCGCGAACGCTCGATCGCCCAACAGTTAACCGCAGCAGCTACAGACAGAGGATTTAGGGTCGCGATCGCTAATAACCTCGATACTGCTAGAAACAAGCTTTACCAAGAGCATCCCAGTATTGTTCTGCTCGATCCTGATATCTGTCCGCGTCATGAAGAGAGTTTGAGCTTGCTAGCGGAACTGAAGCAGCGTCAGCCACCCGTACCAGTGCTAGTTTTGACCGAGCAAACAGACTTGAGCCATCGGCTGCAAATTGCTCGTAGTGGTGGATGCACCTTTTTGCAAAAGCCTATGCCTGCCGCACAAGTACTAGATGCAGTGGCGCAAGCATTAGAAAATGCACCCCATGCAGAAGCTCATCTACTTGTTGTGGACGACGATCCAAAAATCCTCGCAGTGTTACCAGCATTGCTCAATCCTTGGGGATTGAAAGTGACAACTTTAGAAGATCCGCGTCGGTTCTGGGAAACTTTAGAAGCCACTGCACCGGATCTGTTGATCCTAGATGTGGAAATGCCCTATGTTAATGGCATCGACCTATGCCAGGTGGTACGTAACGAGCCGCGCTGGAGCGATCTACCAATTTTATTTTTGACAGTCCATCACGATGCCGACATTGTAGATCGGGTTTTTAGTGCTGGTGCAGATGATTTTGTGAGTAAGCCGATCGTGGGTTCCGAACTCGTGACTCGGATCGTCAATCGCTTAGAGCGGATAAAACTACTACACCGGATTAACCAAGTCAGAGCAACGAACAATGTCGAAAGCGAAAATCGCTGCAAGTTGAACGAGCAACTCCAATCAGAGTTAAACGAGCGCCAGCGCACCCAAGCAGCATTACAAAATTCTCAAGCCTTATTTGCCGGAATCGTCGCAATAGCCGATGACGCGATTATTTCAATCGATAGCAATCAACGCATCACCTTGTTTAACTCTGGAGCCGAGAGAATATTCGGCTACTCAGCAGCAGAAGCGATCGGACAACCGCTCGACTTGTTACTACCAATGCGTTTTGCTACCGCACATCGTCAGCACGTAGATGAATTCGGTCAATCCCCAAATTCAGCTCGCCGGATGGGAGAACGACGCGAAATTTACGGTTGCCGCAAGGATGGGACTGAATTTCCTGCCGAGGCGAGTATCTCCAAGTTAAATTTGGGAGGAAAAACAGTATATACGGTTTACTTGCATGATGTGAGCGATCGCAAGCAAATCGAGCGGATGAAAGATGAGTTTATTTCCGTCGTCAGTCACGAACTCCGCACGCCTTTAACGTCGATTCATGGTTCTTTAGGAATGCTGGCTAGTGGTTTACTCCAGCCAGACTCACCGCAGGGACAACGCTTATTGCAAATTGCCACCGATAGCACCGAACGCCTGGTACGTTTGATTAACGACATTCTCGATATCGAGCGGATCGAGTCGGGTAAGGTGAAGATGGAAAAAGAAAGCTGCGATGTTACCGAGTTGATAACTGAAGCAGTGAACGTGATGCAGCCTCTCGCCGACAAAGCTGGAATTACCTTATCTGTTTCTAGCCTACCGATCCAGGTATGGGCAGATCCAGACCGCATCGTGCAAACTCTCACCAATCTACTTTCTAACGCAATTAAATTTTCCCCTAGTGGTAGTACGGTTTGGTTGAGTGTGGAATTAGGAGCGAGGAGCGAGGAGCGAGGAGCGAGAGAAACTGAAGTAGAGAGAACTGGAAGAGCTGGGAACACAGGGGGAGACATCCAAAATCCAAAATTCAAAATCCAAAATTCAAACTTCTCCGATCCCCTCGCTCCTTGCTCCTCACTCCTCACCCCTCATATCACATTCCAAGTGAAAGACACTGGACGCGGTATTCCAGCCGACAAACTCGATAGTATATTTGAACGATTTCAACAAGTTGACTCAACAGATTCCCGCAAGCATGATGGGACTGGTTTAGGGTTGGCAATTTGCCGCAGTATCGTACAACAGCATGACGGGCGCATTTGGGTTGAAAGCGTTCTGGGTGAAGGCAGTACTTTTTACTTTACGCTGCCTATCCTACAAGCTAAGTCTAGTCGCGAGGCAGATAACTCTTTAACTCCTCCCTCACTCCTTACTCCTGACTCGTCTCCCCTCATACTTATCTGTGACGACGATCCTCATGTTGGGACTGAACTACAAACCTTGCTTGAGCATAAAGGCTATCGCACGGTCGTCGTGCATTCCGGGCAAGAAGCGATCGCCTCTACTGCTACCCTACATCCTGATGCAATTTTACTAGATTTGCTGATGCCAAAAATGAATGGCTGGGAGGTAATGGCAAAGCTGAAAGAGCGATCGGATACGAAAGACATTCCCATCGTCATTTGTAGTATTTGCGCTCCTAGTCAGAGTCCGCTCAGTCAAAATTCGAGCGCTTGGGTGAGTAAGCCAGTTGATGAAAACTCGCTGTTTGACTCTCTCAAGCTAGCTCTGGCTAAAAACGCTCGACCAGTCCGGGTATTGCTGGTTGAGGATGATGCCGAGTTAGCCGAACTTTTGCTCGCACTGCTTAAAAGTCATAATATTGAAACTTTTCTTGCCAAAAATGGACGCGAGGCAATTCGTTTAAGTCAAGAAATCAAACCCGATCTACTGATTCTCGATCTAATTTTGCCTCAAGTGGATGGATTTGGTGTCGTTGAGTGGCTGCATCAACACGATCGCCTTTACAGTATTCCTTTAGTCGTCTATTCTGCCAAAGACCTCGACCAGTCGGAGCGAAATCGGCTCAAGCTAGGACATACGGAGTTTCTGACCAAAGGACGAGTCTCTCCTCAAGAATTCGAGCAAAGGGTATTGGAGTTAATCGGACAAATGACTCAAAGCAAACCACACGACGCTAGCAACGACAAATAA
- the cydB gene encoding cytochrome d ubiquinol oxidase subunit II, protein METLTYFLPQVWFGILALFLFLYVMLDGFDLGVGILSLTSDDEERRGLLMTSLSNIWDANETWLVLMGGGLFGAFPLAYSTILSALYIPIITMVFGFIFRAVAFEFREQAKRKLIWNVAFGAGSFLAALGQGFALGSVLEGIKVDEAGHFIGSTWDWLSWQSILIALTLIQAYVLIGSTYLIWKTEGELQETHYKTARIAAFTTLIGAIFITISTPIFYESARTRLFQQPLVYIFGIIPVVGILLISRLLGSLDRKQERAPFVWTILLFVLTFIGLALVVFPYIIPPNITIYEASADPSSLVIMIIFIGFLIPVMLFYNLYQYVVFRGKVTGGHYGE, encoded by the coding sequence ATGGAGACTCTAACATATTTTCTCCCCCAAGTTTGGTTTGGAATTTTGGCACTGTTCCTATTTCTCTACGTCATGCTAGACGGTTTCGATTTGGGGGTAGGTATTCTCTCGCTGACTTCTGATGATGAGGAGCGGCGAGGACTGTTAATGACGAGCTTGAGTAATATTTGGGATGCTAACGAAACTTGGTTGGTATTAATGGGAGGCGGTTTATTTGGTGCATTTCCCCTCGCTTACAGTACAATTTTAAGCGCGCTTTACATCCCAATTATTACGATGGTATTTGGGTTTATTTTTCGAGCTGTTGCTTTTGAATTTCGCGAACAAGCAAAGCGCAAATTGATTTGGAATGTGGCGTTTGGCGCGGGAAGCTTTTTAGCGGCTCTCGGTCAAGGATTTGCTTTAGGTAGTGTATTAGAAGGCATTAAAGTTGATGAAGCCGGACATTTTATTGGTAGCACTTGGGACTGGCTGAGTTGGCAGTCAATATTAATTGCTCTGACGTTGATTCAAGCTTACGTGTTAATTGGTTCGACTTATTTAATTTGGAAAACGGAAGGAGAGTTACAGGAAACTCATTACAAAACTGCGAGAATAGCTGCCTTTACTACTTTGATCGGAGCAATTTTTATCACAATTTCCACTCCTATATTTTACGAAAGTGCTAGAACTCGCTTATTTCAACAGCCACTCGTCTATATTTTCGGCATCATTCCTGTCGTAGGCATACTTTTAATCTCTCGGCTTTTAGGTAGTCTCGATCGCAAGCAAGAACGAGCGCCATTTGTCTGGACAATTTTACTGTTCGTCCTTACTTTCATCGGACTGGCTTTAGTTGTCTTTCCCTACATTATTCCGCCTAATATTACAATTTATGAGGCATCGGCTGACCCTAGTTCGTTAGTCATCATGATTATCTTTATTGGTTTTCTCATCCCTGTCATGCTGTTTTACAACCTCTATCAATACGTCGTATTTAGAGGTAAGGTAACGGGGGGACATTATGGGGAATAA
- a CDS encoding (Fe-S)-binding protein — translation MQTSENPLNNHLIDPETGSIKNLKGFDSQHPPDPKLIDTCVHCGFCLSTCPSYRVIGKEMDSPRGRIYLMDAINEGEIALNTATVEHFDSCLGCLACVTTCPSGVQYDKLISATRPQVERNYPRSLGDRLYRKLIFSFFPYPHRLRWMLVPLFLYQLLGVQKLVRATKILKYISPRLAAMESILPKITLKSFRDDLPTIIPAQGEKRYRVGVILGCVQRLFFSPINEATVRVLTANGCEVVIPKSQGCCAALPHHQGQEEQAKALARQMIDAFADTGVDAVIINAAGCGHTLKEYGHLLQDDPEYREKAQAFAANVKDVQEFLATVGLTTKLSPLSEKPLTLVYQDACHLLHGQKISVQPRQLLRQIPGVQLREPIDAALCCGSAGVYNMLQPDVADELGQQKVQNLLNTGANLIASANPGCTLQISKHLKLQEKKISVMHPIELLDLAIRGIQLSVTSNQ, via the coding sequence ATGCAAACTTCAGAAAATCCTTTAAATAATCATTTAATAGATCCAGAAACGGGGTCGATTAAGAATTTAAAAGGGTTCGATTCACAACATCCCCCCGATCCGAAACTCATCGATACCTGCGTTCACTGCGGCTTTTGCCTATCTACTTGTCCTAGTTATCGCGTCATTGGCAAAGAGATGGATTCGCCTAGAGGTAGAATCTACCTGATGGACGCAATTAACGAAGGCGAAATTGCTCTCAATACCGCTACAGTAGAACACTTTGATTCTTGTTTGGGATGCCTTGCTTGCGTCACCACTTGTCCTTCAGGGGTGCAGTATGACAAATTAATTTCTGCCACTCGTCCCCAAGTAGAACGCAACTATCCTCGTAGTTTAGGCGATCGCCTCTACAGAAAGCTTATTTTCTCCTTCTTCCCCTATCCCCATCGCCTGCGGTGGATGCTAGTGCCTTTATTTTTGTATCAATTGTTAGGCGTGCAAAAACTCGTCCGCGCTACCAAAATCTTGAAATACATTTCTCCTAGATTGGCGGCGATGGAATCAATCTTACCCAAAATTACGCTGAAATCTTTTCGGGACGATTTGCCTACGATAATTCCAGCACAGGGAGAAAAGCGCTATCGGGTAGGAGTAATTTTAGGTTGCGTCCAACGGCTATTTTTCTCTCCCATTAATGAAGCTACTGTCAGGGTATTAACAGCAAATGGCTGTGAAGTCGTCATCCCCAAATCTCAAGGCTGCTGTGCGGCGCTACCGCATCACCAGGGACAAGAAGAACAGGCGAAAGCACTAGCCAGACAGATGATAGATGCTTTTGCCGATACAGGCGTAGATGCGGTCATTATTAACGCTGCTGGCTGCGGTCATACTTTGAAAGAGTACGGACACTTATTGCAAGACGATCCAGAATATCGGGAAAAAGCACAAGCATTTGCAGCCAATGTCAAGGACGTACAAGAGTTTCTCGCTACTGTCGGCTTAACGACAAAACTTTCACCCCTATCTGAAAAACCTTTAACTCTGGTTTATCAGGATGCTTGTCATTTATTGCACGGGCAAAAAATTAGCGTCCAACCCCGTCAGTTGTTGCGACAAATCCCAGGAGTGCAGTTGCGCGAACCAATCGACGCAGCTTTGTGTTGTGGCAGCGCTGGAGTTTACAATATGTTGCAACCAGATGTTGCCGATGAATTAGGTCAGCAAAAAGTCCAAAATTTATTAAATACAGGTGCGAATTTGATTGCATCTGCCAATCCTGGTTGTACGCTGCAAATAAGCAAGCATTTGAAATTACAAGAGAAAAAGATTTCGGTCATGCATCCGATAGAATTGTTAGATTTGGCAATCCGGGGAATACAGTTATCAGTGACCAGTAACCAGTGA
- a CDS encoding universal stress protein: MFQKILVAVDTSKSSKQVFDTALSLAKANNASLMLLHVVSEEELGSPTPILPSLEYYPSVYEKNMELYQQQREAFTKQGLDMLRSRHQEAMAAGLNVEFRQLSGSPGRLICDFALAWKADLIVTGRRGRRGLSEFFMGSVSNYVLHHASCSVLTVQSPAQPAEKLQSAEREVSLGYKSSN, encoded by the coding sequence ATGTTCCAGAAAATTTTGGTTGCAGTAGATACGTCAAAAAGTAGCAAACAGGTGTTCGATACAGCTTTGTCTTTAGCTAAGGCAAACAACGCCAGCCTGATGTTGTTGCACGTAGTATCGGAAGAAGAACTTGGCAGCCCTACACCGATTTTACCGAGCTTGGAATACTATCCATCGGTGTATGAAAAAAATATGGAATTGTACCAACAGCAGCGAGAAGCGTTTACAAAACAAGGTTTGGACATGTTGCGATCGCGCCATCAAGAAGCAATGGCTGCTGGGCTCAACGTGGAATTTCGGCAACTATCAGGTAGTCCTGGGCGGCTGATTTGCGACTTTGCTTTGGCTTGGAAGGCAGATTTAATTGTCACCGGACGCAGGGGACGCAGGGGTTTATCTGAATTTTTTATGGGTAGTGTCAGCAATTACGTCTTGCATCACGCTTCTTGTTCTGTCTTAACGGTACAGTCACCAGCGCAGCCAGCAGAGAAACTACAGTCGGCTGAACGTGAAGTATCACTCGGATACAAGTCTAGCAATTGA
- a CDS encoding cytochrome ubiquinol oxidase subunit I, whose protein sequence is MDFLSNTVVLSRMQFALTALFHMLWPTITTGVGIYLVIVEGLWLRTRNPDYYYHARFWSKLYVLNFGIGVATGIPMEFQFGTNWAPFSEAVGNFFGSVIGFEAAWAFMLEAAFLGIMLFGWERVNSTIHYVATIMVALGANLSTLWILTANSWMQSPAGGEIVNGKFIVRDYFQAIANPFMAKSVLHMFFATLETSLFLVGGISAWYILNNRHPAFFSKSLRIVLAAAIAVAPMQIYIGHLSGEQVYHYQPAKLAAMEAQWETTPAGQPADWSLVALPNDKAQKNNWEIIIPNALGYILEFKQNLTEPVVGLRDFKPEDRPHLVGLIYYSFRIMIGIGFFLAFLMLWSMLYWLLGKLNSKKITEQRWLLRTWIFAAPLGFIAIDSGWIVRCVGRQPWTLYNQIRTVDSASHVPASNVLVSLSGFAIVYAVLFVATLYFGSRIIRKGPNLELPIPGVETIRPAIDTSPGEFVPDERPVEAQQ, encoded by the coding sequence ATGGATTTTCTCTCCAATACCGTCGTGCTGTCGCGGATGCAGTTTGCGCTGACTGCTCTATTTCACATGCTTTGGCCCACGATTACTACAGGCGTGGGAATATATTTGGTCATCGTTGAGGGATTATGGCTGAGGACTCGTAACCCTGACTATTACTACCATGCCCGTTTTTGGTCTAAGCTTTACGTGCTAAATTTTGGCATTGGGGTAGCGACGGGAATCCCAATGGAATTCCAGTTTGGGACGAACTGGGCTCCATTTTCCGAGGCTGTGGGCAACTTTTTCGGCAGCGTCATCGGGTTTGAAGCTGCTTGGGCTTTTATGCTAGAGGCTGCTTTCTTGGGAATTATGCTATTTGGCTGGGAGCGCGTCAACTCTACCATTCACTACGTGGCGACGATTATGGTGGCGTTGGGCGCTAACTTATCTACGTTGTGGATTTTAACAGCAAACTCTTGGATGCAATCGCCAGCGGGTGGAGAAATTGTCAATGGTAAGTTTATTGTCAGGGATTACTTTCAAGCGATCGCTAATCCATTTATGGCAAAGAGTGTCCTGCACATGTTCTTCGCCACGTTAGAGACTTCGCTGTTTCTCGTCGGCGGGATTAGTGCGTGGTACATTCTCAACAATCGCCACCCAGCTTTCTTTTCTAAGTCTTTACGAATCGTTTTAGCAGCCGCGATCGCAGTTGCGCCCATGCAGATTTACATCGGACATTTAAGTGGCGAACAGGTCTATCACTATCAACCTGCTAAACTTGCTGCGATGGAAGCACAATGGGAAACCACCCCTGCCGGACAACCTGCTGACTGGAGTTTGGTTGCATTACCTAACGATAAAGCGCAAAAAAACAATTGGGAAATTATCATTCCTAATGCTTTAGGATACATTCTAGAATTCAAACAAAATCTCACGGAACCTGTTGTGGGACTGAGAGATTTTAAACCAGAAGATCGACCGCATTTAGTTGGTTTGATATATTATTCCTTCCGCATTATGATCGGCATTGGATTTTTCCTGGCTTTCCTAATGCTATGGAGTATGCTTTACTGGTTACTTGGTAAGCTGAATAGCAAAAAAATCACTGAGCAGCGCTGGCTATTACGTACCTGGATTTTTGCGGCTCCTTTAGGATTTATCGCGATCGATTCTGGCTGGATCGTGCGCTGTGTTGGACGGCAACCGTGGACGTTATACAATCAAATTCGCACAGTAGATTCTGCTTCTCACGTTCCTGCTAGTAATGTTTTAGTTTCGCTGTCAGGTTTTGCGATCGTTTATGCGGTGTTATTTGTTGCCACATTGTATTTTGGTAGCCGCATTATTCGCAAAGGACCAAATTTAGAATTACCAATTCCAGGTGTGGAAACTATTCGTCCTGCTATCGATACTTCCCCCGGTGAATTTGTTCCCGACGAACGCCCGGTAGAAGCACAGCAGTAG